The genomic stretch gcaaagggtggctatttgaagaatattaaaatatattttgatttgtttaacacttttttggtcactacatggttccatatgtgttattttatagtgttgatgtcttcactattattctacaatgtagaaaatagtaaaaataaagaaaaaccctggaataagtaggtgtgtccaaactcttgactgaTACTGTACATGTAGCAACTGAAATAGACTATTCACCACCCGCCCACTGTTTATTCTGTCTAGATCTAAAGGTCGGCTACAGGTGGAAATTAACATTATACCTGCCATACACTTGTCATGCACTGTGCTCTTCCACTACGACTCTATCATAGTCCGTCCCTTGCATCCCCAAAACATTTGTAGTACAGTTTAAATTTTGCTATTACAGTCCTTGGCCTTTCTGTAGCCTACGATGTTTTCAAATATTTGATTTTGTGTTGGCATTGGATGGGACAACCTTTTTTCTCTcataaatatatttatttctaTATACAGTATACCCATTTTAATCAGAGCTGGACGCAGTATTGGACTATGGCATCTGACCACAGAGCTAGTATGCACTTGGTTTCTATTTAAGACCATGATCTTAATTCAACTGGCTGATGTGAGTTTTTTGAGAGGGCGGGACAACCGTGATGTTGGCAAAATGTATACACTTTGGTTTGGATTCGTTTACATTTCAAGGATATCCATACAAAATGTATTttaatcacaatcagatcacaatgcatCTTTTGTCTAcacaaatgtgggcacaatcagaatgtggacaagatctgTTATCCATCCACTGTGtctgcattgtgaccagatttcctgTTCCCTTCCTTCATGGAAATTATTTCACAGCTATtctttccctttaagagtgtgctcctaatcacagctcgttacctgtataaaagacacctgggagccagaaatctttctgattgagagggggtcaaatacttatttccctcattaaaatgcaaatcaatttataacatttttgacatgcgtttttctggatttttttgttgttattctgtccctcactgttcaaataaacctacgattaaaatgatagactgatcatttctttgtcaatgggcaaacatacaaaatcagcaggggatcaaatacttttttccctcactgtatttattgTAAAACACATACTGATGTAATcagtcaatggtgccacctgtcaatgattttagagggTGGAAAAAATTATGATTGAAATGGTTTCTCTGTCCATATCTgtctacacttgtaagatatccagacacaatgtgtgtctgactacctccggaggtgggcaggatgatctgatcacaatcagatcacaatgtgtcttttgattgtctacacctgtcAAAAAAATTGGGCACAATCCGAATGTGGACAaaatcaggacaaaggacgcaagttagaaccaggtataaacagggctttaGACTGatagactatattgacctgtggtataaCTAGGGAGCAGAAAAGCatagtgcataagggaagtaccaaaacaccttgatatagggaATGTGCATGCAAGCAGATGCAGAAATGTGGTTAGGATGGAAgaaattatatagtaaaacctgcaaagatgcactaccctcccctgtgcccaataaaaaaaacacacaacccttcccaaagaaaaaacaaaagttagacaaccctcccctattttggaccacGCCCCCACCTGGGTAAATTTCGTCTCTTAGTTGAATGcattgactgtaagtcgctctggataagagtgtctgctaaatgatcatACACAGAGATATATTTATTGAAGAAAAATCTGCCCATTACTTAAATAGATTTTCTTTTTTAAATGCTTGTATTAAATTAAGCCAATTTAGTGCAATGTAAAGCACTACATCCTATCAAGTATAGGTTTCATTTTCAACTAATGTATTTTCCTAGAAATAATTGTCATAGTAAATCTCATTTACATGATTAGATCTTTTGACCAATGTCTCAAGTCCATCCCTACACCAATGACATAAACCATTTCTGGCCTCAGTTTGACTTCTAAATCATTTTCTGTGTATATTTATCGCCACTTATCTCTGACCTGGATGAAAGCCCAGTACTAAACCACACAATAGATCTTCCCTTACCTTGGAGCCACAGTTGGCCAGGGAGGTGTTGAGGTTCCTGATCTTGTCGTTGAGGATTTTGATCTCGCCCTCCTTCACCTTCATCGCTGTCTCCCCCAGCTCCTTGTCCCCCTGCAACCTCCTGCGGTCCATCAGCAGCTTCTCCATCTCTCGATCGTATTTCTCCTGGGTCTTCTGCAGCGTTTCTTGGTGCCCCAGGGCCATGGCGCTGCGGTTGAGGCTGCACCAGCGGTAGTCCTCGGCCAGCCGGTCTTTCTCCGCCTGCAACCAGGCGCTGCGGCCCTGGATCTCTGACACCTGGGTGCCCACGTTGTCCAGGTAGTGCTGGAACTTGGTCTCCACCTCGCGGGACAGACTGGTGCAGTTGTTGCGGATCTGGTCCAGGTGGTCGCGCTGCTTCTCGCAGGTGAGCAGGAAGGGGCTGACTTTGGGCAGGAGTGTGTCGATTTTCAACAGGAAGGCTTTGGAGACGTTGGAGATGCCGCTCAGGGATTGGACGAAGTCCTCCTTGCACTTCTTCCTGTAGCTCTCCAACTGTGTCTGCAGGGAGGTCTTGTCCCTCCGGAGGGAGATGGCCTCCAGGGTGAGAGTGTCCCGGTCCCTGGCTGTGTTGTCTATCTCAATCCTCATGAACTGCACCGTCTGACTAAAGTTGGTGCTCACTAGCTTTAGCAATTGCTCCAGCCGCTGGACCTGGTTTTCTTGCATATTGTTGTTGTTGCCTTTAAACGTTtttgaagaagaaaaagaagaatgAAAATGTTTTATGTTAATACTTCTGAACAACGATCAGATTTGATCCTGAATTCAATCCGAGGAGCACTGTCAAAAATGcgccttttaaaggcaatgttcctgcatTGCAGAGATCATATTCACAGTAAACACTGCAGATGTGGGCTCAACAAAAAATTCCCTTTAAACCAAACAAGGCGGCTTGGATTGAACCCCAGCCCTGTGTTGGTTTTAAGTGAATTCAGAATGACGAATAAATCATTTAAATGATAATTTCACTATTTGTATTCTTACTACAACAACAAGCATTTTCCAAAAACTGTGAAGACAAAAAATCATTGCAAAGTTGTAATTTGCACCTTGCTTATTCTTGTCCAAAGAAGTACCAGTTAGGAAAGCTAGGTATAGGAAAGCTCATCTGTGAATTATAAGGATGAGATTCTGTGTGGACGTTTGAACATGTGTAACACTAGTGCAGAGTAGAGCAATGAAAGCATTGGTTCGTCTTACAGTTGTCTTACCATTTGGTGGCATCGCTGGTGTCATGGGTCTGGAGCATCGGTTCATGCTAAGTTGAATCTGACAGCTTTTCTTATCATTATCACACTGAATCTGTGGATATTAATAACAGATATGCATCACATTTTGTCAGCCAAATAACATTTGAGTGAAAGTTTCAcccactatatacagtacatgcacATTATTGTTGACACTTATTTTATACATCTATTTTATACAACTGACAAACTTAAATCTGAACATAACTAGTGATTGTTAATGTTTATGACTGTAGTAACACTGTTTTAACCTTTTCAGGTATATATTTGCTGAAATGAACGGATATAATGATTGCTGAAATAATGTATATGATATGCATAATAGACCTGAATATAGTGTGTTTTTTGTTAGGTGTGTTGTTTCATGTTCAATTACACTCAAATCAAAAATAATGTAGCATGTTTTATTTGTCTATCCACTAATACAACTAAACTGACATTTTAATATTCAATAAACCAATTACTGtgaccccactgtatgtattgtactgaTGTCGTTGTGTTGAATATAAAAAATGAACCATTCTCTAAAGTATTTCAAAATATCTAAAACATCCACCACAACCCTCTAGCATTGATCTCTGAACCAGTCTCAGCTCTTACCGCTTGGTCTCTGAGATTGGTGATGAATATGCCAGACCTGTTTGCCATTTGACGCAGATTCATCATCTCCCTGTTGTTGCGCATCTTGTCAGTCTGAGTGGCATTCAGGAGAAGCGTCAGGTTCTTTCCATGCTGCCGGAGGTTCATGTTGTTAATGGAGAGCCGGTTGAAGCTCTTCTCCAGGTCTTGGACCCGGCTCTCGGCTGCCGCGTCCAGGGACCTCCCGTAGACCAGGAAGAGAATGAGGCCGACGATGATGAGCGACTGGATCAGAGAGGAGAAGAAAAACAGAACCTTCATGTAGTAGCCGCAGCTCTTCCCTCTGGGCTTCTGGATCTTCCTCCTGGCCTCCAAGCCAAACTTGGCCTGGGAGTAGCTGCTGTTGTACATGGGTGCTCAGCCTCTGAGGCACAGAACAGTACAGCACACCCTTACTGAGAAACAGCCAAGCCCAGACAGAACTAAGACGGTTCAAATGGGTTCCACTTCTTGAGGACCAAATGAAATACCAAATAAATAGAAAAGATGTGAGATATCTTAGGCAAGCAACCAAACTCAGTCCCTGGTAGTGGAGTGGTTTGGAGATAGTATCTGACTTAAGTGACACAGTGGCAGCCCAAACAGCACTCTCCTAAGCGTTGTGTGAGAGTGAgaaga from Coregonus clupeaformis isolate EN_2021a chromosome 21, ASM2061545v1, whole genome shotgun sequence encodes the following:
- the LOC121535044 gene encoding keratin, type II cytoskeletal 2 epidermal; this translates as MYNSSYSQAKFGLEARRKIQKPRGKSCGYYMKVLFFFSSLIQSLIIVGLILFLVYGRSLDAAAESRVQDLEKSFNRLSINNMNLRQHGKNLTLLLNATQTDKMRNNREMMNLRQMANRSGIFITNLRDQAIQCDNDKKSCQIQLSMNRCSRPMTPAMPPNGNNNNMQENQVQRLEQLLKLVSTNFSQTVQFMRIEIDNTARDRDTLTLEAISLRRDKTSLQTQLESYRKKCKEDFVQSLSGISNVSKAFLLKIDTLLPKVSPFLLTCEKQRDHLDQIRNNCTSLSREVETKFQHYLDNVGTQVSEIQGRSAWLQAEKDRLAEDYRWCSLNRSAMALGHQETLQKTQEKYDREMEKLLMDRRRLQGDKELGETAMKVKEGEIKILNDKIRNLNTSLANCGSKTSMGSPGMSVPGQSVPWGSSRPGMGGPSSTGNAFGGAGSSSRGFGLTGIGSTGMVSNPFGSAGGLATGNKPDSTNPFGNIGMGRTGLSSSSTGSGALGTGKVGPGGIGRDGTGGWVAMGNTGMGGVGSSATGHGNRGSTAGTGLGAGTGGWGASATGNSNTGFGNTGMGGAGSSATGVGTRGSGGTGLGGAGSSALSSSGGAKKNGPGMGSSNGYSLANINQHLRELQQYFNPNSGSEVSG